In the Clostridium beijerinckii genome, one interval contains:
- a CDS encoding PTS sugar transporter subunit IIB, which yields MIKIRLFCAAGMSTSLLVNKMKDAAKTKGIEVDIEAFPESQMDKNLDGVNVALLGPQVGYTLGKAKKICEPLGIPVDVIPMVDYGMMNGQKVLDFALKLTEKK from the coding sequence ATGATAAAAATTAGATTATTTTGTGCAGCAGGAATGTCAACAAGTCTTTTAGTTAATAAAATGAAGGATGCAGCCAAGACTAAAGGTATAGAAGTAGATATTGAAGCTTTTCCAGAAAGTCAAATGGATAAAAATCTAGATGGCGTAAATGTTGCTTTGTTAGGACCACAAGTTGGATATACATTAGGAAAGGCAAAGAAAATTTGTGAGCCACTAGGAATTCCAGTAGATGTAATACCAATGGTTGATTATGGAATGATGAATGGTCAAAAAGTATTGGATTTTGCATTGAAATTAACAGAGAAGAAATAA
- a CDS encoding Gfo/Idh/MocA family protein: MNKINWAVLGPGTIAADFAKAINEVNGKIYAVGSRNIEKARDFANKYNIEKAYGDYGEMLKDDNIDVVYIATPHCNHYEYIIKSLNNNKNVFCEKAITVNGKQLKEIVELANEKKLIVAEAMTIYHMPLYKKLRKIVDDGKLGKIKMIQVNFGSLKEYDVTNRFFSPDLAGGALLDIGTYALSFTRYFLSSQPEEILTTVKKFETGVDEQSGIILKNSDDEMAVISLTMRAKQPKRGIVCGELGYITVENFPRADKATITYPDGSVEIIEEGHGSKALEYEIECVNSMVMSKTGNDTLRLSVDVMDIMDEVRKQWNLSYTFE, from the coding sequence ATGAATAAAATAAATTGGGCAGTACTAGGGCCAGGAACAATTGCAGCAGATTTTGCAAAGGCCATAAATGAAGTGAATGGGAAGATATATGCGGTAGGTTCAAGAAATATTGAAAAGGCAAGGGATTTTGCTAATAAATATAACATAGAAAAAGCTTACGGAGATTATGGTGAGATGCTAAAAGATGATAATATAGATGTCGTTTATATAGCGACGCCTCACTGTAATCATTATGAATATATAATTAAGAGTCTTAATAATAATAAAAACGTATTTTGTGAAAAAGCAATTACTGTAAATGGAAAGCAATTGAAAGAAATAGTTGAATTAGCAAATGAGAAAAAATTAATAGTGGCAGAAGCAATGACTATTTATCATATGCCGTTATATAAAAAGTTACGTAAAATTGTTGATGATGGCAAGCTTGGAAAGATTAAAATGATTCAAGTTAACTTTGGAAGCCTTAAAGAGTATGATGTGACAAATAGATTTTTTAGCCCAGATTTAGCAGGAGGTGCCCTTCTTGATATAGGAACATATGCATTGTCATTTACAAGGTACTTTCTCTCTAGTCAGCCAGAGGAAATTTTAACTACAGTTAAGAAATTCGAAACTGGAGTGGATGAGCAGTCAGGTATAATTCTTAAAAATTCTGATGATGAAATGGCAGTTATATCATTAACTATGAGAGCAAAACAGCCAAAGAGAGGAATTGTATGTGGAGAATTAGGATATATAACTGTTGAAAATTTTCCAAGAGCAGATAAAGCAACAATTACATATCCTGATGGAAGTGTAGAAATTATTGAAGAAGGCCATGGTTCAAAAGCATTAGAATATGAAATTGAATGCGTAAATAGTATGGTAATGAGTAAAACAGGTAATGATACTTTAAGATTGTCTGTTGATGTCATGGATATAATGGATGAGGTAAGGAAACAATGGAATTTAAGCTATACTTTTGAGTAA
- the rpiA gene encoding ribose 5-phosphate isomerase A, with amino-acid sequence MSDNDLKKNSAKEAMKYIKDGMIVGLGGGRSIAYLIEFIKQDKNINVKIVTPSVKTKMLCIEKGLEVLHTSSVDKVDVAFDGCDQVDEKLNALKSGGGIHTKEKLIASMAEEYILLVDEAKVEKELTFNVPVVLEVLEDSLKYVEKKVLELNGKPVIRSSDIKDGFTISDNGNLLVDVFFNNVKDIHKLNDNLIKICGVIETSLFTNVITKVIIASEEGIREISQK; translated from the coding sequence ATGAGTGATAACGATTTAAAGAAAAATAGTGCTAAGGAAGCCATGAAATATATAAAAGATGGGATGATAGTAGGTCTAGGTGGAGGGAGGAGCATAGCTTATTTAATAGAATTTATAAAACAGGATAAAAATATTAACGTAAAGATAGTTACTCCATCAGTGAAAACAAAGATGCTTTGTATAGAAAAAGGTTTAGAAGTTTTGCACACAAGTTCTGTGGATAAAGTGGACGTTGCTTTTGATGGCTGTGACCAAGTTGATGAAAAATTAAATGCATTGAAAAGTGGTGGAGGAATTCATACTAAGGAAAAGTTAATTGCTAGTATGGCAGAAGAATATATTCTCCTTGTTGATGAAGCAAAAGTTGAAAAAGAGTTAACATTTAATGTTCCAGTAGTACTTGAAGTTTTAGAGGACTCTTTGAAGTATGTTGAAAAAAAAGTACTAGAGTTAAATGGGAAACCGGTGATTAGAAGTAGCGATATAAAAGATGGATTTACTATAAGTGATAATGGCAACCTATTAGTAGATGTATTCTTTAATAATGTAAAAGATATTCATAAACTAAATGATAATCTAATAAAAATTTGTGGAGTTATAGAAACATCGTTATTTACTAATGTAATTACAAAAGTAATTATTGCGAGTGAAGAAGGTATTAGAGAAATTTCACAAAAATAA
- a CDS encoding ECF transporter S component: protein MEINRRKSKFKTKDMVETALLTALVFVATAFINIRLPILATGGLVHLGTVMLFVTAIVFGKEKGAIAAAVGMAIFDLSSGWALWAPFTFIVRGIMGYMVGAIAWSRNEEGNSIVLNLLAIVLSGIWMIIGYYITEGILYGNWAAPVASIPGNVTQIVIGLLLGLPIAKVLRRYKKYI, encoded by the coding sequence ATGGAAATAAACAGAAGAAAAAGCAAATTTAAAACAAAAGACATGGTAGAAACAGCACTATTGACAGCGCTAGTATTTGTTGCAACAGCGTTTATAAATATTAGATTGCCGATATTAGCTACTGGCGGATTGGTTCATTTAGGAACTGTAATGTTATTTGTTACAGCAATTGTTTTTGGAAAAGAGAAGGGTGCTATAGCTGCTGCTGTAGGAATGGCAATATTTGATTTATCATCAGGATGGGCGCTTTGGGCTCCATTTACATTTATAGTAAGAGGAATTATGGGATATATGGTTGGTGCCATAGCGTGGAGTAGAAATGAAGAAGGTAATAGTATCGTACTTAATCTTTTGGCAATTGTGCTATCAGGTATTTGGATGATAATCGGATACTACATTACTGAAGGAATACTTTATGGAAATTGGGCAGCACCAGTTGCATCAATACCTGGAAATGTGACTCAAATTGTTATTGGATTATTACTGGGATTACCTATTGCTAAAGTACTTAGAAGATATAAAAAGTATATTTAA
- a CDS encoding pyridoxal-phosphate-dependent aminotransferase family protein — translation MNEKFVYAPGPTNVRENVRLERARITTNPDVDAEFVEFYKNTCDKIGKIIETKNPVYILSGEGILGLEAACASLTEPGDRVLVLDNGIYGRSFKDFVEMYGGEGVYFSCDYNKAIDESKLNEFLSVDHDFKYATIVHCDTPTGVLNDLSKICPLLNEYGILTVVDSVSAMGGEEIRVDDWKIDIALGGSQKAFSAPAGLTMVSISEKAKEAMKNRKTPVIGFYCNLNIWENYYANKWFPYTMPISDIMGLDKAVDNILDEGIQNVLKRHEKIAYATRKAVSEFGLELFLEDGYSNTVTAVKIPENIGTQRLKNHMLSKYNTLIITSLNPYEDIILRIGHMGENAKVDKILYALNIIENGLKDLGFESNGELVNSFIRHLNN, via the coding sequence ATGAATGAGAAATTTGTTTATGCTCCGGGTCCGACAAATGTTAGAGAGAATGTAAGGTTAGAAAGAGCTAGGATAACTACTAATCCGGACGTAGACGCAGAATTTGTGGAATTCTATAAAAATACTTGTGATAAAATAGGGAAAATAATTGAGACAAAAAATCCGGTATATATACTAAGTGGGGAAGGTATTTTAGGATTAGAAGCGGCATGTGCATCTCTTACTGAACCAGGTGATAGAGTACTTGTTTTAGACAATGGAATTTATGGGAGAAGTTTTAAGGACTTTGTTGAAATGTACGGAGGAGAAGGGGTATATTTTTCGTGCGATTATAACAAAGCTATAGATGAAAGTAAGTTAAATGAATTTTTAAGTGTGGATCATGATTTTAAGTATGCAACAATAGTTCATTGCGATACGCCAACAGGAGTTTTAAATGATTTATCTAAGATATGTCCATTATTAAATGAGTATGGAATTTTAACTGTTGTTGATTCTGTTTCTGCAATGGGTGGAGAAGAAATAAGAGTTGATGATTGGAAGATTGATATAGCATTAGGTGGATCTCAGAAAGCATTTTCAGCTCCAGCTGGATTAACTATGGTAAGCATCAGCGAAAAGGCTAAAGAAGCAATGAAAAATAGAAAGACTCCAGTAATAGGGTTTTACTGTAATCTTAATATCTGGGAAAATTATTACGCAAATAAGTGGTTTCCGTACACAATGCCAATAAGTGATATCATGGGGTTAGATAAAGCGGTTGATAATATTTTGGATGAAGGAATTCAAAATGTGCTCAAGAGACATGAAAAAATAGCATATGCGACTAGGAAGGCTGTTAGTGAATTTGGACTTGAATTATTTTTAGAAGATGGTTATTCAAACACAGTAACAGCAGTCAAAATACCGGAAAACATAGGAACTCAGAGGCTTAAAAATCATATGTTGAGTAAATACAATACTTTAATTATAACATCACTAAATCCATACGAAGATATAATTTTAAGAATAGGACACATGGGGGAGAATGCAAAAGTTGATAAGATTCTTTATGCATTAAATATAATTGAGAACGGACTAAAAGATCTAGGTTTTGAAAGTAATGGTGAATTAGTAAATTCATTTATTAGACACTTAAATAATTAA